The window ATGTCGCGGATGTGGTCGATCACGTCGCGCGGACGCAGCAGGCCCCGGGGAAGAGGCAGGCTCACGCCGCGCCCCCCTTCTCCCCCGGCAGGCCGATCACGGCCCACATCCGGCCCGTGCGCCCCCCGTCGCGGCGGTAGGAGTAGAACTCGGCCTCGGTCGAGCACCGCCCGCTCACCCAGATGTGGCCGGAGAGGAGCCCCGCCGTGAGCAGCACGGCCCGGTTGGCCTCCGCGAGGTCGAGGTGGGAGGCGCCGCCTTTTTCCAGAACGAAGTCACCCAGGCCCGCCTCCCGGAACCCCCGCGCCACGTCCGCGCCCACCGGATACCGCTCGCCGCAGATGCCGGGGCCGACCGCCGCCCGAATCTGCTCGGGCCTGGCCCCGCGCTCCACCATCGCCTCCACCGTGCGCGCCGCGATCCTTCCCAGCGTGCCCCGCCAGCCCGCGTGCGCCGCGCCGATCACGCCCGCCGCCTCGTCCGCGAGCAGGACCGGGTAGCAGTCCGCCGTGCCGACCGCGAGGAGGAGGCCCGGCTCGGTCGTCACCAGGGCGTCGCCGTCTTGCACGCCCGCTCGCGCCTCGCAAACCTGGGTGCCGTGGACCTGATTCAGGCGGGCCACCCGCTCCTCGTCGAAGCCGAGGGCCCCCGCCAGGCGGCGGCGGTTCTCGGCGACGAGCCCGGGGTCGTCCTCGCGGTCGTCGAGGTTCAGGCCCCCCCCGCCCGCAGGCGCCCCGTAGGCGCCCGTGGACACGCCCCCGGCGCGCGTGGTGAACGCGTGCGGCAGCGGTAACAGGGGGGAACGCAGCACCATCAGGCGGTCAGTATCGGTTCGCATGTCTCACCGAATTCTGACGGTCCGTTGAGCCAGCGGGGGCGGTCCGGTTACGCTTTGGATCACGGTGCGAAGACCCATCCTGGCCTGGGCGCTGACCCCGGACGAGAAACGCGACCCGGCGCGGGTGTGGGCGCGGTCCGACGTGGCGTTCTTCAGCGCGGGGGCCTGTCACGTCCTCGCCTTCGCGTTCCTGGCGGCGTCTCCCGGGGCGGGCTTCACGGCGCGCGTCCTCGTGCCGTGTGGAGGACGGCGGGGCACGCACGTCTACGTCACGGACGGCCAGATGGCCTTCGACGCGCAAGGCTTCGTGTCCGAGCGGGCGCTCCTCCGCCAGCACGTCCGGGCCTACCGCGCCCTGGACCCGGGGTGGCGGGCTGATCTCCATGAGGGTGGGGCTGACCTCGCCGCCTGCTGTCTTCGTTTCGGCCTCCAGCGTCCAGAAGCGTTTCTGCACGATCCTTTCCCCCGTGCCCGGGCTTATCTGGCCCACCCTCCCCTCCCCCTTGCACCCGCTCCAACGCCTAGACCCGCCGGGTTGCTACAGTCACGCCCATGACCGTTTCCGTTGACCTGTCGGGCAAGACCGCCCTCGTGATGGGCGTCGCCAACGCGCGCAGCCTCGGCTGGGCCATCGCGGAGCAGCTCCTGGCCGCCGGGTGCCGGGTGGGCTTTTCCTACCAGGGCGAGCGCCTCAGGGGCGAACTCGACAAGCTCCTCGCGGGCCGGGAGGGCGTGTGGTCCCAGCAGGCCGACGCGACGGTGGAAGAGGACCTGACGGCCCTGTTTACCCGCGTGCGCGACGAGTTCGGCGGCCTCGACATCCTCGTCCACTCCATCGCCTTCGCCCCCCGCACGGCGATGGAGGGCCGCTTCCTCGACACGACCCCCGAGGACTGGAACACGGCCCTCACCGTCAGCGCCTACACGCTCGTCTCTACCGCCCGTCACGCCGAGCCCCTGCTCCGGGACGGCGGCAGCATCGTCAGCCTGACGTACCACGCCTCGCAGCAGGTCGTGCCCAAGTACAACGTCATGGGCGTGGCGAAGGCGGCGCTGGAGGCGGCCACCCGCTACCTCGCCTCGGAGATGGGCGGCCAGGGAGTCCGCGTGAACACCATCAGCGCCGGGCCGATGCGCACCATCGCCGCCCGCTCGATCCCCGGCTTCGGCACGATGTACGAGAAGGCCGCCGCGAGTGCCCCCCTGGGCCGCAACGCCACCCCCGAGGAGGTCGGCAAACTGGCCCTCTTCCTGCTCTCGGACCTGGGCAGCGGCGTGACCGGCCAGACGATGTACGTGGACGCCGGGGCGAGCATCATGAGCATGAAGGTGGAATAGGACGCGGGAGGCAGTGAGCGGGACGCGGTGAATGAGTGCCCTTCCCGCGCATCGCGCCCTGCGTACCGCGCCCCTCCCCCCATTATCATCCGCCCATGACCTCCACGCCCGTGGCCCTCCTCCTGCTCACCGCCCAGCGGCACCACCTGGAAGACCACCCGCAGGAGCGGGCGCTGTCGGCGGCGTGGCAGAGGCGGGTGCTCTCGGCGCGGGCGGCGGGCTCCCTCGTCGTCCACGTGCAGTGGGACGGGGCCTCGGGAACGCCGGGCGAGACCTTCTCGCGGGGGTGGGTGCTGCACCCCGACTTCCGGGCGGAGGCGGGTGACCTGCCGCTGCGGGCCGCGCACCCCGACGCCTTCGCGGGCTCGGGGCTCGATGCCGAGTTGCGGCGGCGCGGGGTGACGAAACTCCACCTTCTGACCCTGCCCGGCACCGAGCTGTTGCCCGCCACGGCGGAGACGGCACGCGGCCTGGGGTACGAGGTCCGGGTTTTCGAAGCCCAGCCTCAAACGCTGGGAACCCCGGGGTGAGGGCCGCTCCCCTCTCCCCTGTCTAGGACCCGTGGAGAAAACTTTTCTCGCTGTGGCACAGCATTTTCTTCCTGGACGGACGCTGGCGGACCCAGAAGCATTTCCAAAACTGCTTTAAACTCTATGGCGGCGGGCGGGGGCGCGCTACAGTGGCGGGCGTGACGTGGCTGAAGCCGGTGAGCATCGACGGAGACGCGCAGGCCGCGTATAATGAGTTCCTGCGTGACCTGGAGGGGCGCCTCGCGGACCCGGCGACCGACCGGAGCGTGCTGGCGCGGGACATCCTCGCGCAGGCGATGTACGGGCGGGCGTACGGGCAACTCCTCGCGGACGCGCCCCTCGCGGCCCTGAACCTCGACGCGCGCAACGTGACCTTCGAGGCCGAGTCCTACATGGCGACCGACGCCGAGAGGTTCGCGCAGGTCAAGCCGCTGCTGTGGCTGTGGAAGAACCTCGACCTCACCCCGGTTGGGCAAAATCCGGTGACGGGCATTCCGGTGCGCCGCCTGCTCGCGGGGCACATCTTCAAGCGGGTCGGGCGCAACTTCAAGTGCTGGCAGAACGTCGAGTTCTCGGTCGGGTATAACATGGAGGTCGGCGACGACGTGGTGGTGCACCGTTACGTGCTGCTCGACGACATCGGCGGGATCGAGCTGCACGACGGCGCCTCGGTGAGCGACTACGTGAACATCTACAGCCACACGCACTCGGTCCTCGACGGGCCGGACGTGACCCTGCGCCGCACCGTGATCGGGCGCGGCGCGCGCATCACCTACCACTCGACGGTGCTCGCGGGCAGCGTGATCAGCGACGACGCGATGCTCGCCACCCACGCCCTGCTGCGGGGCGACATTCCCCCGCACGGCATCGCGATGGGCGTGCCCGCCAAGGTGACCCGCTTCAAGCTGCGCCTGCCGAGAGAGTACGACGTGGACGCCCGCGTCTACCCGCACGACCCCGGGCGCAAGGCCAACCCGCAGTTTCCGGGCCCCACGCCCAACCAGACGCGCAAGCCCGCGCCCGAGGAGAATCAGGTCAGGACCCCGCAGGAACAGAGCTGAGCCGGGGCCCGTACACTGCGTACACTGGGGGCATGACCAAACGCAGCAAGGTGTTCGTGCCCGCCGTGGTGACGGTCGCCAGCGTCGGCGTGGCTGCCGGAGCCGCCCTCTTGGCCCGCAACCGCAAGGATGACGTCAAAGACTTCATCGTCGCCCAGGTGTTCGAGCGCCCGGCGGCCAGAGCGAGTTACACCGAACTCGGGCAGGCGCTGGAGCGGGGCGGCAACCTCATCGCGGGGCGCGCCGCCCGCGCCGCCGACACCGAGGCGAACCGCGGGACCCTCACCCACATCATCGGGATCGAGCGGTGGGGGCAAAACCGGCTGCGGGTGGCGCTGGGCCAGCGCGAGTTCGAGCGCGACGAACATCACCCCTACAAGCCCCCCGCGGGCGTGACCCTGCGCGAGCTTCAGGACCTCCTCTCGCAGACCCGCTCGCAAACGGTGGACCTCACCCGGCAACTCCACGCCGCTCCCCCGCCCGAGGGCACGACCGTGGAGCACAACAGCCTGGGGCCGCTCACCCCCAAGGGCTGGCTGCGCTACCTCAACCAGCACGCCGACCTGGAGAGCCGCCGCCTGCGCGGGGCGAAGGAAGGCTGAGTCAAGCCAACCTCCGCCACCCTCCCGCCCGCGCCCGGCCCCTACGCTGGGCGCATGACGTTGCCTCCCCTGCTGACCATCGGCTACGAGAACGCCGATCTGGACGCCTTCCTCGCCACCCTGGGCGCGCACGGCGTGACCCTGCTCGTGGACACGCGCGAGCGGGCGCAAAGCCGCCGCCGGGGCTACAGCAAGACGGCGCTGTCGAACGCCCTGCGGAAGCGCGGCACCCTGTACCGCCACCTGCGCGCCCTGGGAACCCCGCCCAGCCTGCGCAAGGAGTACCGCCTGAGCCACGACTTCGGCCTCCTGACGCGCGGCTACCACGCCCACCTCGCCGCGCAGGGGGAGGCGCTGGAGGAACTGGGCACCCTTGCCGCCGGACACCGCACCTGCCTGCTGTGCTACGAGGCCGATCCCGGCGCGTGCCACCGCTCGCTGATCGCCGCCCGGTTGCGGGAGCTGGGATTGGTGGGGGAAGTGGAGCACCTCCATGTCGGGAGCCCCTGAAGACCGCATAAAAGTGTAAGAGGGCCTCGCGTACCCTCGGGGCAATGAGCGTTCTGAACGGACTACTTCAGGTCATGGTCAAGGGGGGGGCCAGCGACATCCACCTGCGGGCGGGAACGGCCCCGGCGGGCCGCGTGAACGGCCTGATCCAGCGCTTCGGCGAGGCGCGGCTGACGCCCGAGCACGTCGAGGTCTTCGCCCGCGAGATGATGAACCGCCCCGGCATGTGGGAGGACTTCGTGACCCGCCGCGAGGCCGACTTCGCCTACGGGGTGCCGGGCCTCGCCCGCTTCCGGGTGAACGCCTACTTCCAGCGCGGCTCGGTGGGCCTGATCATGCGCGTGATCGAGGACAAGCCCATCCCCTCCTTCGCCGACCTCGGCCTCCCCGCCTCCACCTTCGAGGGCCTCGCGGCCCACGAGCGCGGCCTGATCCTGGTGACCGGGCCCACCGGCTCGGGCAAGACCACCACCCTCGCTTCCATCATCGACTACATCAACGCGACGAGCCCGGTGAACATCGTCACCCTCGAAGACCCCATCGAGGTCGTCCACCGCGACAAGACGGCCCTGATCTCCCAGCGCGAACTCGGCACCGACACGATGACCTTCTCCGCCGGGCTGCGCGCCTCCATGCGCCAGGACCCCGACGTGATCCTGATCGGCGAGATGCGCGACAAGGAGACCGTGGAGGCCGCCCTCTCCGCCGCGCAGACCGGGCACCTCGTCTTCTCCACCCTGCACACCCAGGACGCCGTGCGGACGGTCAACCGCATCATCGACTTCTTTGCCCCCCACGAGCGCGACCAGATTCGCCTGGGGCTGTCGGAGAGTCTCGTCGCCGTCATCAGCCAGCGCCTGTTGCCGAGGCTGGGCGGCGGGCGCGTGCTGGGCATGGAAATCCTGCTGGGCACCCCCACCGTCCGCGAGTGCCTCAAGGACGTGGACCGCATGGAGGAGATCAAGCAGGCCCTGATGGAGGGCGGCGCGCGCGGGATGCACACCTTCGACCAGCACCTCGCCGAACTCGTCTCCGCGGGCCTGATGAGCGAGGACGACGCCATGCAGGCCGCCACCAGCCCCCACGAACTCAAAATCATGATGATGACCCGGCAGTACGCGTAAGGGCGGGGCCTCCTCTCCCCCTTTGACCGTCCCTTGAGCGGGCCTCCACACAGTGAGGGCGGGCGGGATTGCCCTGCTGTGCCCGGCGTCCAATTCGACCATGACGAAGAACGGACAGATGGACCCGTCGGAACGGCTCGTGGCGGGCTTTGTCGGGGCGATGGTCGGGTTTTTCGCCTTCTCGTACGGACAACCGGCCCAGAAGGTGATCATCGGGGGCTTCGCGGTGGTGATCCTGACCGTGGCGATCCTGGGGCGAAACCCGTTGGCGAAGGAGTAGGAGAGCCCAGAGCAGGGAGGCGGGCCTGAGCGTCCGCCTTTTTCCGTATATACCGTATATACTCAGGCGGGGTGAGCCCATGACCAGAAGCAAAGTTTTCAAAAGTGGGAACAGCCAGGCGGTCCGGATTCCCCAGGAACTCGCTTTGCCTTACGGCGAGGTCGAGATTACCCGCCGTGGCCGAGATTTGATCATCACACCGCTCAAGCAACAGGACGGGGCCGCGATCTACGACGCCCTGGCCTCTATCGAAGGGCCCATCGAGCGCGAGCAGCCCACGGAGCAACAGGAGCGGGAACCCATCCTGTGAGCCGTCCCCGGCTGTATCTTCTCGACACCAACATCTGCATCTCCATCATGAACGAGGACCCGCGACGGGTGCGGGCACGGATGGCCGAGGTGACGGAGGCGGGCCACAGCCTCGGCATCTCCAGCCTCTCCCTCCATGAGTTGTGGTTCGGCGTGTGGCGGAGTTCCAGGCAGGCCACCAACGCCAGGCGACTCACCAACTTCCTGGCTGATCTGTACGTCTTTCCCTTCGAGAACAGCGCCGCAGAAAAAGCCGCCGAAGTCCGCGCCAGTCTAACAGGACTTTGTCAGTCAGGGGCGGCGCTCAGCCG is drawn from Deinococcus planocerae and contains these coding sequences:
- the pgeF gene encoding peptidoglycan editing factor PgeF, which encodes MRTDTDRLMVLRSPLLPLPHAFTTRAGGVSTGAYGAPAGGGGLNLDDREDDPGLVAENRRRLAGALGFDEERVARLNQVHGTQVCEARAGVQDGDALVTTEPGLLLAVGTADCYPVLLADEAAGVIGAAHAGWRGTLGRIAARTVEAMVERGARPEQIRAAVGPGICGERYPVGADVARGFREAGLGDFVLEKGGASHLDLAEANRAVLLTAGLLSGHIWVSGRCSTEAEFYSYRRDGGRTGRMWAVIGLPGEKGGAA
- a CDS encoding enoyl-ACP reductase FabI, whose product is MTVSVDLSGKTALVMGVANARSLGWAIAEQLLAAGCRVGFSYQGERLRGELDKLLAGREGVWSQQADATVEEDLTALFTRVRDEFGGLDILVHSIAFAPRTAMEGRFLDTTPEDWNTALTVSAYTLVSTARHAEPLLRDGGSIVSLTYHASQQVVPKYNVMGVAKAALEAATRYLASEMGGQGVRVNTISAGPMRTIAARSIPGFGTMYEKAAASAPLGRNATPEEVGKLALFLLSDLGSGVTGQTMYVDAGASIMSMKVE
- a CDS encoding isochorismatase family protein, whose product is MTSTPVALLLLTAQRHHLEDHPQERALSAAWQRRVLSARAAGSLVVHVQWDGASGTPGETFSRGWVLHPDFRAEAGDLPLRAAHPDAFAGSGLDAELRRRGVTKLHLLTLPGTELLPATAETARGLGYEVRVFEAQPQTLGTPG
- a CDS encoding acyltransferase, whose protein sequence is MTWLKPVSIDGDAQAAYNEFLRDLEGRLADPATDRSVLARDILAQAMYGRAYGQLLADAPLAALNLDARNVTFEAESYMATDAERFAQVKPLLWLWKNLDLTPVGQNPVTGIPVRRLLAGHIFKRVGRNFKCWQNVEFSVGYNMEVGDDVVVHRYVLLDDIGGIELHDGASVSDYVNIYSHTHSVLDGPDVTLRRTVIGRGARITYHSTVLAGSVISDDAMLATHALLRGDIPPHGIAMGVPAKVTRFKLRLPREYDVDARVYPHDPGRKANPQFPGPTPNQTRKPAPEENQVRTPQEQS
- a CDS encoding DNA-binding protein; the encoded protein is MTKRSKVFVPAVVTVASVGVAAGAALLARNRKDDVKDFIVAQVFERPAARASYTELGQALERGGNLIAGRAARAADTEANRGTLTHIIGIERWGQNRLRVALGQREFERDEHHPYKPPAGVTLRELQDLLSQTRSQTVDLTRQLHAAPPPEGTTVEHNSLGPLTPKGWLRYLNQHADLESRRLRGAKEG
- a CDS encoding DUF488 family protein, translated to MTLPPLLTIGYENADLDAFLATLGAHGVTLLVDTRERAQSRRRGYSKTALSNALRKRGTLYRHLRALGTPPSLRKEYRLSHDFGLLTRGYHAHLAAQGEALEELGTLAAGHRTCLLCYEADPGACHRSLIAARLRELGLVGEVEHLHVGSP
- a CDS encoding PilT/PilU family type 4a pilus ATPase, yielding MSVLNGLLQVMVKGGASDIHLRAGTAPAGRVNGLIQRFGEARLTPEHVEVFAREMMNRPGMWEDFVTRREADFAYGVPGLARFRVNAYFQRGSVGLIMRVIEDKPIPSFADLGLPASTFEGLAAHERGLILVTGPTGSGKTTTLASIIDYINATSPVNIVTLEDPIEVVHRDKTALISQRELGTDTMTFSAGLRASMRQDPDVILIGEMRDKETVEAALSAAQTGHLVFSTLHTQDAVRTVNRIIDFFAPHERDQIRLGLSESLVAVISQRLLPRLGGGRVLGMEILLGTPTVRECLKDVDRMEEIKQALMEGGARGMHTFDQHLAELVSAGLMSEDDAMQAATSPHELKIMMMTRQYA
- a CDS encoding antitoxin is translated as MTRSKVFKSGNSQAVRIPQELALPYGEVEITRRGRDLIITPLKQQDGAAIYDALASIEGPIEREQPTEQQEREPIL
- a CDS encoding PIN domain-containing protein, producing the protein MSRPRLYLLDTNICISIMNEDPRRVRARMAEVTEAGHSLGISSLSLHELWFGVWRSSRQATNARRLTNFLADLYVFPFENSAAEKAAEVRASLTGLCQSGAALSRP